Proteins from a single region of Fundulus heteroclitus isolate FHET01 chromosome 12, MU-UCD_Fhet_4.1, whole genome shotgun sequence:
- the LOC105931335 gene encoding fatty acid-binding protein, liver-type, translating into MSFSGKYQLESQENFEPFMKALGLPDELIQKGKDIKSVSEIEETGDDFKVTVTTGTSVINNCFTIGKETELQTITGEKVKGVVHRDGNNKLKVCLKGIESVTELVDASTIVNTMTLGGIVYKRISKRM; encoded by the exons ATGTCTTTCTCTGGAAAATATCAGCTGGAGTCTCAGGAGAACTTTGAGCCTTTCATGAAGGCCCTTG GTCTCCCTGATGAGCTCATCCAGAAAGGTAAAGACATTAAGAGCGTCTCTGAAATTGAGGAGACCGGGGACGACTTCAAGGTGACTGTCACCACTGGCACCAGTGTCATTAACAATTGTTTCACCATCGGAAAGGAGACAGAGCTGCAGACCATAACTGGAGAAAAGGTCAAA GGAGTGGTGCATCGGGATGGCAACAACAAGCTGAAGGTTTGTCTCAAAGGAATAGAGTCAGTCACAGAACTGGTGGATGCCAGCACGATTGTAAAT ACTATGACACTTGGCGGGATTGTTTACAAAAGAATAAGCAAACGCATGTAA